GAATAAACTAAGTCCTGTTCAAATCTCAAGTAGATTAcaataaaaattttcttttctattgATTTAGCTTTAGGTAAATGTTATAAGAATCTTTTGTTAATAGTAAATTGGTTTTGTGTGTGTGGGATCATAATAATGATATAGGATTCAGCAAGGAAGAGATAAAGGTGCAAGTTGAGGATGGGAATGTTCTTCACATCAAAGGTGAACGGGGGGAagaggagaatcaagcaaaagaGAAAGACACTGTTTGGCATGTTGCTGAGAGAGGGACAACTGGAAAAAGTGATTTCTCAAGGGCAATTGAGTTACCAGAGAATGTGAAGATTGATCAAATTAAGGCACATGTTGAGAATGGTGTGCTCACTGTTGTTGTGCCTAAAGATGCATCACCTAAATCCCCTAAAGTTCGTAACATTAACATTACTAGCAAGCTCTGAAGTCTAAGATCATTTTGGAAAAAAATGTTAAGGTCAATAATAAGAattcaaagaacaaaagatgaaaagaagaaaaaagatgTATCCTGTGATGTAAAATGTTTGATGTAAGAAAAAACGATTGCGTGGTTAATTAAAGAGTTTCTTTATCTTACTCTTACTCTTAGATTTATGCGAACCGTGTGTAACTTCTATAAACGAGCTTGTTACACATACAAACTTACAAGCTTACAAGTTGGCCCAGTTCAAATACAACTCACGCGTATGAAGAGGCATTACACGGAGTGTCACATTCATGCGCTCATAACTCAAACGGTTACGTATCCTACGAGTAATGGGagactcttccacttcttccacttctcAAAACGATTCGAAAACAAGGCAACGCTTCCATTTTCGAGCGAAAATCGAAGTTCAAAACATACAAGTCGTCGCTAACCTTCGAAACCTCCATCAAAACACCATCAAACTCTCCATCAACAATCTGAAGAGAAAACAAAGCAACAATACTCAAGGTAAGTTCATTACGAACTAGGTTTTACTTTTCTTCTACGTCGTTGTTCTAGGGTTTACTATTattcttgcttctttgttaCATTGTTCTTCTACGTTGTTGTTCTAAGTTCTCCTGTTATTCTTGTTGTTCTAGATCTTCTGGTAACTGATTTTTGGGGGTATATTCCGTAGATTGGGAGGTGTATACTGCTTGACATTGTAATGTTGTTTGATATTGAAGCATGTTTGAGTGATATCTgactgatatatatatatatatatatatatatagatgtatctgaatcatatctatgtgtgtatctcactgttatcaatgggtgtatcttactgttattaatgggtgtatctgactcttatatatgggtgtatcttactgatatctttgggtgtatttttcgtTTCAGAGAAAATGGCAGCAAGAAACCAAACAAAAGACCTTAAGTGTGCCACACATCTACTAAGTGATAAGTTCAGAAACATGACCGAGGAGAAGAAGGCGATTGTGAGGAATTTCGGATTCGGTGGGTTGATGCACATCCCACCACTAAGGGTGGATCACCAACTGTTAAGGGAGCTGGCAAACAACTTCAAACTTGGGGAGAACAGACTGGAAACAGGATATGGTTCTTTCAAAATAACACCAAGAAAGATAGGTCATACGCTTGGCATCAATGCAACAGGTAACTAGCTCAAAATTATAGGTGTatattaagttgatgcttgggTGTATTTAAGTTGATGCTTGGGTGTATTTGAACTGACTGATACTTTGttgttttcctttttgtaggagatctattTCCTGAGAAAGTTGAATATAAGAAACTTTTTGAGgatgacaaaataatttttagaagaTTCCAGGGTAAGACCCTCAAAAGTCTTACCGATGAGATGATGGAAATCGGCGTTGGTAACGAAGAGGAACGCCTGATGTTCAAGAGGATATTCATCCTCTATATACAGATGGCATTCCTTTTGCCAACGACGATAAACAAGATCTCGCCTGTCCACCTGGCCCTAAATTTTAAGATGGACGGCATATCGGAGAGAAACTGGGGTGGGCATGTCTTGACATTCATGGTCAAGGGCATCACAGACTAcaaggagaaaaagaagaaggcaATTGATGGCTGCCTCTTTGTCCTGATGATAATTTACTTTCATCTTTCAAAAAACAAAGGGAAGAAGAGGGATGAAAGACCACCAAAACCATGGATTGCCAACTGGAGTAAGGAGCAGTTGGTGGAAAGAATGAATGCAGAAAGAGAGGAAATTTTGGTAAGTAAACATAATATGTTGGatgtattttatttacctgaatgttgctaactaaaatatctaATGTTTCAGGGGATTGTGAAGATGGCGGAGAcaagagaaaaaatgaaaaaaaaaagaaaaaaaaagaaataaaaaaaaacaaaaaaaggaagGCGAGTCCAACATCGTCTTCGGAGACAGAAACTACTGACAGTGACActtctacctctgagtctgAGACACAAGAAGACTCAGAGGATTCAGAAAGAAAACACCCCagcaaaaaggggaaaaagtaagtaccatacttgggtgtaatttctttttcgagttgggtgtattttgttgaTCACGTTGGGTGTATGTAGTTTATTAAGCTGGGTGTGTTTCGTTTGCtgcgttgggtgtatattgtatATTCAGTTGGATGTATCTTGTGCATTaacttgggtgtatttttagtatgttctaaatgatgattgtttgccttccagaatgaactccagaaaaagaaagaaggggcAAGAGGAGTCAGATTCTGATTCAGAATCTGAATTTGAATCAAGTGATGAGTAAtgtcctgaaattattactcctttcttttggctTCATTATAAAGATTTCGTGTATTAACTGAAGTGTCTATTATTAACTTATAGGAGCGAAGAATCATCACCGGtggagaaggaaaagaaaaagaaaaagacaaaaacaaCACCAAAAAAGTAAGCACTTCTTTGGATAATATtctgtgataaaattaattttttatttctgattggcactcttttttttttcacctaGAACacaaccaaaaaagaaaaaagttattGTGGAGGATTCACCTCCTGAAGAAGATCAATACTTTGATGGGTACAGTACCTCGTAAGCTATATTACCGTCTATCatcgtaattatttttgttaaaatctTCTTTTATGAATGTAGTGAGAGATATGAAATATCAAGTGAAGAGCTAGATGAATTGCTAAGGGAAAACGTTGATAAATTTGCTGCAGAGAGGTATGTCTTGCTCGGCTGTCTATTTCAGATTTTGGTGTGTTTTCTTTCCTAATAATTGTTTCTTGTTTCGCAGGGAGAACCAAGTTGACCTGCGATCGACAGAAGGTCACTATGTCTCCTCTGAAACGTAAGAagctttatttaataaaatcttgttatcatggtttgggtgtattttgtggaaccatttgggtgtatttcgcTGATCAAGTTGGGTGTCTGTTGTTTATTAAGTTGGGATATTTCGTTTGTTGTCCTGGGTGTATATTGTCCATTCAATTCGTTGTATCTTGTtcattcatttgggtgtatttaatACCTGTCTCTTATTTTGTCTGAATAACATGAAATCTGTTTAGAATACCGGCTGTGAACTTGGGAAGTGATGATCCTTCCTCTCAAGGACGCACAGAACAAAGTAGTGTAAACCAGCCGTCAGAGAGCAagtaatttctctttcaaataatcgttacttttgttcttctattaccttctacttctaattctgtatatattttttaaaaaaaaaagtcctttattattttattcaagaaaaaaaaggcaggaaaaaaaagcaaaaactgcaagtatgtaagttctcaaaaaacaaAGCCTGTCTTCTTTTTGAGTTGTTCGGGTGTATTTATTGactttctttgggtgtattttaggttGAGTCCGGCTGATTCGAATATGATGGTTGTGAGGGAATAGACACCGTCGGATGCGCTTGCAATGTGAGTTTTTCAAGAAtatttcaaccttataaccttattattttcaaagtcattgttaacctttcatttttcttcttgtttagagtccCGATTCAAGTTTTTGTGCCGCCATCCCAAACAACCACCGTGCCGGAACTTCAAGAAACACCTGAGTCAGATTTTGAACCAACCCCTCTGCCTCAGATAGAAGGAACTACAGAAACGTAAGAAATAGTATTGGGTGTATATTGGGTTAAAGTTCGGGTGTATAGTTGGTaacagtttgggtgtatattgttcctgatttgttttttttacgccatgattaattttttgtaaCTGTGCAGCACTCCTGAACCCCCCAACAACTTCAAGAAACCACACCCACGCTTCCCCCAGCTCCAACtaaaatgtaagttcatcagACTAAAATCAATCTTTTCTTATCATCTgtatattcttattcttataaTACGTTATACATGATGATGCAGTCATCCAGCCGCAGAAGACGTTGCTGCCCTTATGATGATGGCACGGACAGCATCCTATGTTCCTAAAATAGATCcagtgccatcattcagccTTGGCTTGACTGATTCAAGCCAGGAGGGGGCATCAACGCAGGAGACAGAAAGCGTAAAATCTCCAGAAACTACAAATTTGCTGGAACAATTAGACAATTTGGTCCAAAAATTAGCAAGCAGTGCGGCGAAGGAAAAAAACGAAAGTCCACAAATTCAAAGGGAGATTGGGGGAGAAAGTTCTGGGAAGTTTGAAACTCCTGAGGGAATAAATCAGATTACGGATGATATGAAACAAAAGTGCTACATCTGGGGGATGCGACTGAAGATAGACGCAGGTGACAATACTAACGAGTATGAGCACATGTGCACTCTGATTGCCCAACAAAAATACATTTTGATTAGAATGCACCTTGCATCCCTCCAGGCAGAAAGTTATATAGAATCTGaggtaatattagaataacattaatgtttttacACCAAAGTATATAAACGCAAATTATAAACGCAAATATGAAGGAAAAAATCAAGGCATATATAAACGCAAATTATAAACTGTTACACCCAACGCAAGTCTAATAATACACCCAAGATTGCATAAAATATACACCCAAGCTGTCTGTGCTGTATTCAAAATGTATGAATTACAAGTactaaaatatgaagaaaaacatCAAATCAAATATACACCCATAACCTGCGAATTTTTACAGCTTTTGTTCTATATGTATCTATATATGTATCTATATGTAAATTGTgaattaacaaaaatacacccaaaagaacagtgcttttacacccatattctataaaactatacacccaaagagTTATCCCCTGCTGCTAGTACCCTGAACTGATTATTCATAACGTGTCCTTGATATTGGGTGGAATTTGAATGCAccgctgatgcagcatcaaacaggtttatctgaatataacactcacacattagctaaactattaacgagaaaaataaactcaatcgccacaaatttaaagaacattacttttacctcgcttaaaa
The Arachis stenosperma cultivar V10309 chromosome 7, arast.V10309.gnm1.PFL2, whole genome shotgun sequence genome window above contains:
- the LOC130941766 gene encoding 15.7 kDa heat shock protein, peroxisomal, yielding MGDGIFGYPFRRFFLGHPPIFREWSGSTALLDWLESPTSHIFKLNVPGFSKEEIKVQVEDGNVLHIKGERGEEENQAKEKDTVWHVAERGTTGKSDFSRAIELPENVKIDQIKAHVENGVLTVVVPKDASPKSPKVRNINITSKL